A region of the Penicillium psychrofluorescens genome assembly, chromosome: 6 genome:
AGGCACTCGGGCCGGGTCGACTTCGCACTCCGGGTCACTTTCGTCAATATCGCGCAGCCGCTCTCCAATCGTCTCTTCTAGATACTCCTTGCCTAGTCGCCGCATGTGCAGATCCAATGCCTTGGTCAGAAGCGAGTTTCCGCGGAAAAGAAGATTGGCCTCGACGGTGGCCGTTCTCCCCATATCTCTCACCAGGACCTCGCGGTCCGAGCTGCCCTCCCGAGAGTCGTTGGAGTGTATTCTTGTCGTATACCTCAGtcggctggcggtggagtcCTTCTGAACACCATCGATCTCATCTTCGATCAATGCCGAAATCCATTCCACCGTCCGTCCGGAAACCTGGAAGACGTTCAAGAGCATCTCGGAGAGTTGGTTGAGCTCCTGTGACATCATCTGTGCCATGTTGATGGTGAGACCATTCGTGAAAGCATGCAGCAACTCGGACATCGGGGCGTATTCGCTGGACATCAGAACAACCGTCTCCTCAACCCGGGCCTTCATGAACATTTCTCCCACGGCCTGATCACGGTCATCCAGAATTGGCCACCACTTCTCGGTGTCCACACCGgcctccaagtcctccaGTCGTAGGTCGACCCTTCCAAACGTGGTGTCGTTGGTGGAAATCTCAATGTCATCCAAGCGTACCGCATTAACTTCCTGACTGGATGAGTAGGAACCATGTGCGATGAGATTCCAGTCTTTTTGTGTTGGGTTGAGAGTCTTGACCAAAATCGAAGCCTGGGATAACACAGGTGGCAGATCATTGAATAGAAAATCTTCTCGCCAGAAGGGGTTCATCGTGCGATGTTTGACAGCGGTCTTGGCTCTGATTTCTCCATCGAGAAGAACCTCTGTATAATAGTCGTTGATCACAGAGGCTGGAGGGGGATGGCTGTGAGACCGCGACTGCTTCCGACTCCGGGGAGGGTCATCCTCTTGAGACCGAAACAACTTCGCTTCCGTAAGTCTCAAGGTAAGAATCCTCTCGATTCGGAACATATCTGCAGGCGGCGGCTTTTCGGAAGTCTCGGCTTCTGGTGTCTTTTCTGGGTCTTCCTCGACTGGGGCCGGTGATTCTGGGCCATAGAGCTCGGGGATCGTGAACGCACGCAGAAGCACAAACCAGACCTCGAAAAGGACACGACTCTCTAGAGCGAGGTATATCGGACGCATTGATGGATCGGGCACGGGATGGGCAGCGTATTGAGGATACATCGCAATGCAGAATTCATCGTCGAGGACCGACGCGtccagctgctggatggcacAGCGCGACAATTGCGACAGATGAATGCATGCCACAAGAGAGACATCCGACTCGGTGAACAGTTTGAAATAACCGTTTTCTTGCAGCGTGCAGCTGACCTTCTGCCATGAGTGGGACAGTGCTCTTTGCTGCCGATAGGTGGACACGCGCCGCAGATTTGCCTGTCGTGCTccggaggcggagggttTGTCCCACAGGAGCATCTTGCCGACcttgatgatggccgccTCCTTGTTCACAGAGCTCTCCGAGTTACGACGACGCTCGGGCACACGACGGTCCCCGATGTGGACCGCTTGGGGCTTGGTCATCTTGTTCTGAACACCCTTGGGCCGGATGGGCTGCCAGCAAAGTAGAGCAGCAAGCCAGGAGTCGAATGTCTCACTGATATGGGGTCGTAATTGAATTCCGAGTCCCGAGGTGAAGGTGTGGACGCTCAGGTAGGTAGTCTGAAGTTCGGGATCAAATAACGTTCGCACCTTGCAACCACGAAGATCGGGAATTAGTGTCTTTGCCAAAGCTGGCTCCCCCTTGGCCTGATAGATCAAGCTTCCGGTAGCGACGTTGATGGCACAGTATCCAGAAGTccaggagctcgtcgaggttATCCGAAAGGAGAGGATTCCATGCATCCTTCCACACGTAGTCTTCATGAGCTTGAGGATTTTCGCGGCGTCGGCACTTGAGAggggggaggagaaggcaGCGTGATTGTGTGCCACGCTGGTTGCGGGAGATTTGCTCAGTCGCTGCCGCATGGCAGTCTCGTAGCTTGACGCCTGGATCGACGGGAAACCGATGGATGAATCCTCCGGTGTCTTTGGCTGAGAAGAACCGGCCGTATTGACCGATCCGATTCGCGCCCGGGGTTTGAACGTGTTGGGAGAGATGTCGCTCCGTTGTTCCTCCAAATTGGTCGTTCGCGACCGAGCGCGCTGGTTCTTGCCTGGCCCCGGGATATCCTCTTCGCTCTGCATGTTGTAGTAGTTATTGACGGCTCTCGACCGGATCGTGCTGCGTGGTGAGGGTGCACCGCTGCCCGTGAAGTACTCCGCGTCGGATACGGGGGAATGGCTGCCCGGATCGGAGCTTGGCGCTTCGGGTGTGACGGTTCGAATGCTGGCTTCTCGAAAGCTATCGGGGTAGACTCTGCCGTGTCGATCCCTCGAGGATGACTTTTTGCTGGGTCGCCGTTCTATGGGGCGGCTATATGCTCCTTGATGCATGGAGCTCCGCTTGAATCCGCCTtgtttctccttctctgGCTCCATTCTTCCACGGGCGAAGACTCCTCAAACGGCGATGCAAGAATGAGAAGACAACGTGGTCAAGCATGAAAGGGGGGCCAGTCAACCAAGAGAAAGGCAAGGAAGGACGCTCGCAAAGTACACCCAACACAACCTCCCTCAAAACAGttggtgggatgatggatgTACCCTCTGAGAACCGGTGTGTGCTGCGCTGATATATTTCAACAATTGAGAGTCGCTTTGGTCTAAAAGGCGGCTAGGAGTACGCATGGAGTCGGGAGAAAAGATGGGGATTGGGGTCGCACATTCGGTCGCGGGGCGGGGAAGCGAGGGGCGAGAGGGACAAGGGTGATGCCGGTCACCGTTTCGTTCGTGCGGGAGATGCAGGAGCTAGCGGTGAGAGTCCAATCCGTCGGCTAGCCGATAGCGCTGATGCCGCTGGACGTGGTGAGAGTCAGTAGGTGTCCGAGGGAGCACGCTCAGGAGGGCAGGGTGATATCATTATTGGTtgggggtggatggatggatggatgttgGGCAGAaggagggggaagagggTAAGAGAGGAGGGAGACGACAACAAACGCACCTTCATCAGTCTCTTTTGAAATTGGGGGTGGAGTTGATTATGGGGGAGAAGACGTTGTTTGTGTGCTGGGTATGTGTGTTTTGCAGATCCCCCGGTAAGTGATGCCCCTCCTCAGACCCGGATTCGGGGGGTGTGGACGAGGCGAGCTAGTGTgagaatgggaagaggcGAGTGGGAAAGTGGTTGGGAACAAGTTGGCCCGGCGATGTTGCGAGACCGAAGTGAAGAGGGGGGAGCGACTGAGTtgagtggaagaagaggaaagatgaagaggagggggaagTGGATTAAGCATTCACTCCTACTacttccaccaccactactGGATCATTTGCACAATCATAAATAGTTCAACACATGCAGCGAACTAGCTCCCTAACTAAATGACGATGCGCAGGGATCAGGGCATATTATTAGCAACATCTAGCCCGATCATGTTCCCTTCGTCCCCCTCCCTACTATGTGGTCGGGAAGTGTAGCTCCCCAACGGCAAAGCGCAAGTTAGCCTGGCTGTAAGGTACAAAGGACCCGACGCGCAGGGAGAACCTCCCTTCATGCTGCCTGTACCGAAACTGCCGACGCCAATCGGCCGGCGTGGCACCCTAAAACTGACGGACTGGACTGACTCTGCAGACCACACCGCGCTATGATACCTCCCCAGCCGTTAGTCGTCGCTAGCGGCAGGATCGGCTCGCGGTCCCCCTTTTTGGACTAGAAgaaatcatcctcatcaccatcaccatcaccatcattCTAATATCCGACCAGTCTGTCCATGGTGCAACTGGCGTGAATCCGTCTGCCCCGGGGGGGTGGAGCTAGTTCGGAGTCATGGAGAACGGACGCCACTGAATCATGCTGCCCGCCCGGTCGCGCTCCGTCTAGGCCATGATTAGCATTGTCGATCGGACCCTCTTTTTGCCCGACAGCGCGCTAGACGAGAGACTcaggaggatgatgagcatAAGCCGGAGGGATGTATCTATATCTGGCATCCTAGACCGAGCTCAGGAATACTCATATCAGGAAAAAAGGATGCATGAATCATGAATCAGTAGTGGATCGTGACGATCACCACTTACGGGGAGGCGGTCAGTTCGGCTGACTAAGGTCCCTTGGAACGCCTCAGGCACATGTTTAGTTATGTCATGGACGTCAATCACAAGGTCCATACACTCCGGTCACCTGGCGTTCTCACCCACCACCCTTCCTGACTTGTATCTGCTGGAGACCTTCAACTCTGCTCCTGTACCATCCCTCTCGCATGGCCCTTGACTATCCATTCCACCGCTTCGGCTGACCAGCCGCTGCGATGAGTACTGCCTCGAACGACAACTCAAGATGATGTCCTCCAATGTACTCTCCCGCTTCTTGCCTCCGACGGGTTCGCCCTCAGTCTACGAGACTATCCGCGAGCACGATGCCGGCTCGGACTCGTCCGATGTCGAAGAGCGCGCAGGGATGGTCGATCAGCATGATCATTTCAGTGAcggggagctggaagatgcgtTGGCCGATGCGAGGGACAGCGAGATCGCCAGTCCCAACGATGCTCTGCTCGGCCAACAGCGCTCGCGCAAAGGCAAAGCACCCGAAGAGAGCCATACATCGCCCTCTCGATCACGCTGGCGCAAGCCGTCCCGTCCTCGCTGGATGACGCGTGAATCATCGACCGGATacgagctggacgagcaggatgaggatgtccCCCAGTCTCTGCTGGTGGAAGGACCCCTTGACGAGGACCAGCAGTTGAAccttcctccgcctccatcCCATGATCTCTCCGACGCCTCCACATCTCCAAATCCGAGACCATCACCGCAACCCGGCCGGCCACCCTGGGAAACACGAGGGCCTCGTCAACCACCCGATCTCGAAAGTAGTCGTCCCCCAGGGAGATGGTCTACCGCGCAACACCCGAGCCTGGCCAATGTCGACCCCAAAGAGAAGGCAATGTGGCGGTGGGCCAatgtcgaggatctggacaatTTTATCAAGGACGTCTACATTTACTTTTTGGGAAATGGAATCTGGTCCATCTTCCTGGGCCGAGCCCTCAATCTTTTGTATGTTTcctttgttttttttttttttttttccatcGGAGGATCGGGATGACTGACAGCAAAATCTTAGGACCTTTGCTTTTGTAGTAGGCTTCACGACATTTCTCTCTAACTGTATCGACTACCACAACGTCCGAGGGAGCAAAACCTTGAACGATATCCTCGTGCCGAGATGTACCGCCAAGATGTCCGGGACGTCCACGTTCCTATTGTGGCTGTTCAGTTTCTTCTGGGTTGGAAAGACCTTCCAGTACCTCCTGGATATTCGTCGGTTGAAGCACATGCACGACTTTTACTTTTATCTTCTCGGGATTTCCGATGCGGAAATTCAGACCATCTCATGGCAGGAAGTGGTCAGCCGCTTGATGACGCTGAGAGACGCCAACCCGGCCACCGCGGGTGCGGTCTCTGCGAAACACCGAAGATTCTTGGGGAGCCAGTCGAAGCAACGA
Encoded here:
- a CDS encoding uncharacterized protein (ID:PFLUO_008738-T1.cds;~source:funannotate) — encoded protein: MEPEKEKQGGFKRSSMHQGAYSRPIERRPSKKSSSRDRHGRVYPDSFREASIRTVTPEAPSSDPGSHSPVSDAEYFTGSGAPSPRSTIRSRAVNNYYNMQSEEDIPGPGKNQRARSRTTNLEEQRSDISPNTFKPRARIGSVNTAGSSQPKTPEDSSIGFPSIQASSYETAMRQRLSKSPATSVAHNHAAFSSPLSSADAAKILKLMKTTCGRMHGILSFRITSTSSWTSGYCAINVATGSLIYQAKGEPALAKTLIPDLRGCKVRTLFDPELQTTYLSVHTFTSGLGIQLRPHISETFDSWLAALLCWQPIRPKGVQNKMTKPQAVHIGDRRVPERRRNSESSVNKEAAIIKVGKMLLWDKPSASGARQANLRRVSTYRQQRALSHSWQKVSCTLQENGYFKLFTESDVSLVACIHLSQLSRCAIQQLDASVLDDEFCIAMYPQYAAHPVPDPSMRPIYLALESRVLFEVWFVLLRAFTIPELYGPESPAPVEEDPEKTPEAETSEKPPPADMFRIERILTLRLTEAKLFRSQEDDPPRSRKQSRSHSHPPPASVINDYYTEVLLDGEIRAKTAVKHRTMNPFWREDFLFNDLPPVLSQASILVKTLNPTQKDWNLIAHGSYSSSQEVNAVRLDDIEISTNDTTFGRVDLRLEDLEAGVDTEKWWPILDDRDQAVGEMFMKARVEETVVLMSSEYAPMSELLHAFTNGLTINMAQMMSQELNQLSEMLLNVFQVSGRTVEWISALIEDEIDGVQKDSTASRLRYTTRIHSNDSREGSSDREVLVRDMGRTATVEANLLFRGNSLLTKALDLHMRRLGKEYLEETIGERLRDIDESDPECEVDPARVPRSEDLDRNWRNLIALTTSVWKSIAASTSRCPPELRLIFRHVRACAEDRYGDFLRTVTYSSVSGFLFLRFFCPAILNPKLFGLLKDHPRPRAQRSLTLVAKALQGLANMTTFGNKEPWMEPMNKFLAGCRSEFKHFVDQICAIPADRPTPMVTPSYTTPIQILGRLPPTSREGFPSLPFLIDHARSFANLTRVWLEVVPNRIPELEEVDSTLHKFHEMAMELQQRTKECLSQAEQAERPSGTLEIKWEELVDSMERAATFYDESNSKPTTPPTEAAVAGSVVSGSASVSGSGHRNSTSYFATRPAMPRRSTDYAEEDTPPSSSSATWDQNRMPFAISRLDARDSTGSSKNSSTYSLEYHEGSKHRRSSVTKETSSAKHRFFDFVPAPSRRKAKERDQSQHSHEDLRNEF